Proteins encoded in a region of the Scyliorhinus canicula chromosome 2, sScyCan1.1, whole genome shotgun sequence genome:
- the LOC119961555 gene encoding gamma-crystallin S-1-like → MGKIIFYEDRNFQGRHYECSSDCADLSPYFSRCNSVRVESDWWVMYEKPNYMGYQYVLSRGEYPDYQRWMGFNDNIRSCRTYPYYRGGNYRMRIYERPDFGGQMMEFMDDCPSVQDRFRYRDIHSCHVMDGYWNFYEHPNYRGRQYFMRPGEYRRYSDWGGYNSTIGSFRRMRDF, encoded by the exons atggggaag ATTATCTTTTACGAGGACAGGAACTTCCAGGGTCGGCACTATGAGTGCAGCAGTGACTGTGCTGACCTGTCCCCTTACTTCAGCCGCTGTAACTCCGTCCGTGTTGAGAGTGACTGgtgggtgatgtatgagaaacccAATTACATGGGATACCAgtatgttctgagcaggggagaaTATCCTGACTACCAGCGCTGGATGGGATTCAATGACAATATCAGGTCATGTCGTACCTACCCATAT TACCGAGGTGGAAACTACAGAATGAGAATTTATGAGAGGCCTGACTTTGGAGGACAGATGATGGAATTCATGGATGACTGCCCATCTGTCCAGGATCGTTTCCGTTACCGTGACATCCACTCCTGCCATGTGATGGACGGTTACTGGAACTTCTATGAACATCCCAACTACAGAGGCCGACAGTACTTCATGAGACCCGGTGAATACAGGAGATACAGTGACTGGGGCGGCTACAACTCAACTATCGGATCTTTCAGGCGAATGAGGGATTTCTAG